In one window of Mytilus trossulus isolate FHL-02 chromosome 7, PNRI_Mtr1.1.1.hap1, whole genome shotgun sequence DNA:
- the LOC134726349 gene encoding uncharacterized protein LOC134726349, which yields MTTISTLNTITEGDQQVVLGLDDNHRIEIFQPSLNKKLYLCSLGWDDNDAGVFCRSRNKTWIGNAKFVDKLSEIPTQPYSMQCDGNESNLLACNFTEDENGCNKTIVAGAVCRQGTNIPAEGVRNTSSNKLTSVKSGFPTIGVAVGVPVGIICMICIIVAVVLIRRKCILENSDKKFSNFMSNATGENYLGQQDIALPQYPTNNKVLYSQVQKHDTDTTKNEDGQDCSHPSKDTESPYALSEEGVYDKTDDRRHVVNDTDMYSRTVDTVYDSAEQHIKEDRKEETYDHFFGQKTEDYYDQTTRT from the exons ATGACCACTATTTCGACTTTAAATACTATCACTGAAG GTGACCAGCAGGTTGTACTGGGTCTCGATGACAATCACCGGATAGAAATTTTCCAACCTTCGCTCAACAAAAAGCTGTACCTGTGTAGCTTGGGATGGGATGACAATGATGCTGGAGTGTTCTGTAGATCTCGTAACAAAACATGGATAGGAAATGCTAAGTTTGTTGACAAGTTGTCGGAAATACCAACTCAACCTTATTCAATGCAATGCGATGGAAATGAATCTAATTTGTTAGCATGCAATTTTACAGAAGATGAAAACGGTTGTAATAAGACTATCGTAGCCGGTGCCGTATGCAGGCAAG GGACCAACATACCAGCGGAAGGTGTTAGGAATACTTCTTCAAACAAATTGACCTCAGTAAAATCAGGATTTCCAACCATAG gAGTTGCTGTAGGAGTACCGGTTGGTATAATTTGCATGATCTGCATTATTGTTGCCGTCGTGCTCATCAGACGAAA ATGTATACTTGAAAATTCGGATAAAAAATTCTCAAACTTCATGAGTAATGCAACAGGTGAGAACTACTTAGGTCAGCAAGATATAGCACTCCCTCAGTATCCAACAAACAACAAGGTATTGTACAGCCAGGTTCAAAAGCACGACACAGACACGACAAAGAACGAGGACGGACAGGATTGTAGTCATCCGTCCAAAGACACAGAATCCCCGTATGCCCTATCTGAGGAAGGGGTATATGACAAGACAGATGATAGAAGGCATGTTGTTAATGATACAGACATGTATAGCCGTACTGTTGATACCGTGTATGATTCTGCTGAACAACACATTAAAGAAGATAGAAAAGAGGAAACCTATGATCATTTCTTCGGTCAGAAAACGGAAGATTATTATGATCAAACGACAAGAACATAA